The Populus alba chromosome 6, ASM523922v2, whole genome shotgun sequence genome contains a region encoding:
- the LOC118048319 gene encoding small polypeptide DEVIL 16, with protein MAGKEKSETQLHGCEPCRSFGQKCSHLVKKQRGKFYIVRRCIAMLICWHERERGEP; from the coding sequence ATGGCCGGCAAGGAAAAGAGCGAGACCCAGCTGCATGGTTGTGAACCTTGCAGGTCGTTTGGCCAGAAGTGCAGCCATTTGGTGAAGAAGCAGAGGGGCAAATTCTATATCGTCAGGCGTTGCATAGCCATGCTTATTTGCTGGCATGAGCGCGAGCGCGGCGAGCCTTGA